A stretch of Deinobacterium chartae DNA encodes these proteins:
- a CDS encoding RNB domain-containing ribonuclease has product MSLTAGALVVYKHKPARVLSGGDKPEIEILGAGRQRVRPKDVQPLHPGPLESLAALTPPPGNPEEAWELLEGTETTLEELAELVYGTFTPASAWAVWQLLEAGDLFYGAPARIVPRTPAERAEHAERFAAQQAEADRQEAFLARLRRGELNPEDRPRLADVEALALGRATKSRTLAALGRSETPEAAHALLLRVGAWNETMNPYPTRLGVDTRPVTLPLPTLPDEPRLDLTHLPALAIDDEGSLDPDDALSLEALPHGWRLWVHVSDAAALITPDSELDLEARRRGATLYLPEGAVPMLPQAAIEALGLGLGEVSPALSIRVDLDANFEPLEVDVALTRVRVTRLTYAQAQEQLGDEPLATLRRIAAHLREGRAGRGALMIELPEVKVRVHGGQVDVKVLPPLESRQVVQESMMLAGWAVATFGLEHGIPLPYAAQEAFERYDDQATTLPEMYARRRSLKRTQWAAQPAPHAGLGLERYVQSTSPMRRYLDLVAHQQLRAFLAERPFVRTPDMLQRIGAADLASSGVREAERKSLRHWTLVYLSRHRGPWHGVVVDRRGPAATVLLTELALELSLTGDLAPGSELRLEAAEIDLPGLDARVRNVG; this is encoded by the coding sequence GTGAGCCTTACCGCCGGAGCCCTGGTCGTCTACAAACACAAGCCCGCCCGCGTTCTCAGCGGCGGGGACAAGCCCGAAATCGAAATCCTGGGCGCAGGCAGACAGCGCGTGCGTCCCAAAGACGTCCAGCCGCTGCACCCCGGGCCGCTCGAGAGCCTCGCGGCCCTGACTCCGCCGCCGGGCAACCCCGAAGAAGCCTGGGAACTGCTCGAGGGCACCGAAACCACCCTCGAGGAACTGGCCGAACTCGTCTACGGGACGTTTACGCCCGCCAGTGCCTGGGCGGTATGGCAGCTGCTCGAGGCAGGCGATCTGTTTTACGGCGCCCCCGCGCGCATCGTGCCGCGCACCCCTGCCGAGCGCGCCGAGCACGCCGAGCGCTTCGCTGCGCAGCAGGCCGAGGCCGATCGTCAGGAAGCCTTCCTGGCCCGCCTGCGGCGCGGCGAGCTGAACCCCGAAGACCGCCCGCGCCTCGCCGACGTAGAAGCGCTGGCGCTGGGCCGCGCGACCAAGAGCCGCACCCTGGCCGCGCTGGGCCGCAGCGAAACGCCCGAGGCCGCGCACGCACTGCTGCTGCGGGTCGGCGCCTGGAACGAGACGATGAACCCCTACCCTACCCGCCTGGGCGTGGACACCCGCCCGGTGACGCTGCCGCTGCCCACGCTGCCCGACGAGCCGCGCCTGGACCTGACCCACCTGCCCGCGCTGGCCATCGACGACGAAGGCAGCCTGGACCCGGACGACGCGTTGAGCCTCGAGGCCCTGCCGCACGGCTGGCGACTGTGGGTGCACGTTTCGGACGCGGCCGCGCTGATCACCCCCGACTCGGAGCTCGACCTCGAGGCACGCCGCCGGGGGGCTACGCTCTACCTGCCCGAAGGTGCCGTACCCATGCTGCCGCAGGCGGCCATCGAGGCGCTGGGGCTGGGGTTGGGCGAGGTCTCCCCCGCCCTCTCGATCCGCGTGGATCTGGACGCAAACTTCGAGCCGCTCGAGGTGGACGTGGCCCTCACCCGGGTGCGGGTCACACGCCTCACCTACGCCCAGGCCCAGGAACAGCTCGGCGACGAACCGCTCGCCACCCTGCGCCGCATCGCCGCGCACCTGCGCGAAGGGCGCGCCGGGCGGGGCGCTTTGATGATCGAGCTGCCCGAGGTGAAGGTGCGCGTGCACGGCGGGCAGGTCGACGTCAAGGTGCTGCCGCCGCTCGAGAGCCGACAGGTGGTGCAAGAAAGCATGATGCTGGCCGGCTGGGCGGTCGCCACCTTTGGCCTCGAGCACGGTATCCCGCTGCCATACGCCGCGCAGGAGGCATTCGAACGCTACGATGACCAAGCCACCACCCTGCCCGAGATGTACGCGCGGCGGCGCAGCCTCAAACGCACGCAGTGGGCCGCCCAGCCCGCCCCACACGCCGGGCTGGGCCTGGAACGCTACGTGCAGAGCACCTCGCCGATGCGGCGCTACCTCGACCTGGTGGCCCACCAGCAATTGCGGGCCTTCCTGGCCGAGCGGCCCTTTGTACGCACCCCGGACATGCTGCAGCGCATCGGGGCGGCCGACCTCGCCTCGAGCGGCGTGCGCGAGGCCGAACGCAAGAGCTTGCGCCACTGGACGCTGGTGTACCTCAGCCGACACCGCGGTCCCTGGCACGGCGTGGTGGTCGACCGCCGCGGTCCGGCGGCCACGGTGCTGCTCACCGAACTGGCCCTCGAGCTGAGCCTGACCGGCGACCTCGCTCCGGGCAGCGAACTGCGCCTCGAGGCAGCCGAAATCGACCTGCCGGGCCTCGACGCCCGGGTCCGCAACGTCGGCTGA
- a CDS encoding DR2241 family protein yields MRSLVLIGHGSHLNPDSARAVYHYAELLRGQGFFDEVLEGYWKEEPSLRQVLRTARYTDVTVIPMFISEGYFTETVIPREMGLGHQGPVPPEGVVRQIGGVTVRYTLPYGVHPSMSEVIMQRALEACPDASPEDTALLIIGHGTTRNPNSSRVVYHNADRIRASGRFREVAALFLDEDPRVNTWPELLSSRRVVMIPFFTAEGWHTQETIPEDLGLTGAVTEFGERTVYYGLPVGTHPQIADVIVQLAQDALAQSPMPGEDNPDHEEAWAAFMTRADAGLRLGEATITPHAGLYEVRPTLDEGREDLELLATPEGLRDRVRLSDSGEYRPVHTLRNLPRGWRAVFDAADLRRAIGYLYPAVVEEGYLASQRALQATPWASTARRQTGIYTKVQQATPEEVAATSRRVCGGCLKTRLWAGDNLYRTFFDGVPGGIPCAEACTFLVSEIRETVAARQQQERELQTA; encoded by the coding sequence ATGCGTTCCCTGGTTCTGATCGGCCACGGCTCCCACCTCAACCCGGACTCCGCGCGCGCGGTGTACCACTACGCCGAGCTGCTGCGCGGGCAGGGCTTCTTCGACGAGGTCCTCGAGGGATACTGGAAGGAAGAGCCCTCGCTGCGCCAGGTCCTGCGCACCGCCCGCTACACCGACGTCACGGTGATCCCCATGTTCATCTCCGAGGGCTACTTCACCGAAACGGTGATCCCGCGCGAGATGGGCCTCGGCCACCAGGGCCCGGTCCCGCCCGAAGGCGTGGTCCGCCAGATCGGCGGGGTCACCGTGCGTTACACCCTGCCCTACGGCGTGCACCCCAGCATGTCCGAGGTGATCATGCAGCGCGCCCTCGAGGCCTGCCCGGACGCCAGCCCCGAGGATACCGCCCTGCTCATCATCGGACACGGCACCACCCGCAACCCCAACTCCAGCCGCGTGGTCTACCACAACGCCGACCGCATCCGCGCCTCCGGCCGCTTCCGCGAGGTCGCCGCCCTGTTCCTCGACGAGGACCCCCGGGTGAACACCTGGCCCGAACTGCTCTCCTCCCGGCGCGTGGTGATGATCCCCTTCTTCACCGCCGAGGGCTGGCACACCCAGGAAACCATCCCCGAGGACCTGGGCCTGACCGGTGCGGTGACCGAGTTCGGCGAGCGCACGGTGTACTACGGCCTGCCGGTCGGCACGCACCCGCAGATCGCCGACGTGATCGTGCAACTCGCCCAGGACGCCCTGGCCCAGAGCCCGATGCCCGGCGAGGACAACCCCGACCACGAGGAAGCCTGGGCGGCCTTCATGACCCGCGCCGACGCGGGTCTGCGCCTGGGCGAGGCGACCATCACCCCGCACGCCGGGCTGTACGAGGTGCGCCCCACCCTGGACGAGGGCCGCGAGGACCTCGAGCTGCTGGCCACCCCCGAGGGCCTGCGCGACCGGGTACGCCTGTCGGACAGCGGCGAGTACCGCCCGGTCCATACCCTGCGCAACCTGCCCAGGGGCTGGCGCGCGGTGTTCGACGCCGCCGACTTGCGCCGCGCGATCGGCTACCTGTATCCGGCCGTGGTCGAAGAGGGCTACCTCGCCTCGCAGCGCGCGCTGCAGGCCACGCCCTGGGCGTCCACCGCCCGCCGTCAGACCGGCATCTACACCAAGGTGCAGCAGGCCACGCCCGAGGAGGTGGCGGCCACCTCGAGGCGGGTGTGCGGCGGCTGCCTCAAGACCCGGTTGTGGGCCGGAGACAACCTGTACCGCACCTTCTTCGACGGGGTTCCGGGCGGCATTCCCTGCGCCGAGGCCTGCACCTTCTTGGTCTCGGAGATCCGTGAGACGGTCGCTGCGCGCCAGCAGCAAGAACGCGAGCTGCAAACGGCCTGA
- a CDS encoding PKD domain-containing protein has product MGRLFLNQKDPLLIVPLRFFPAALALLSVVPAVAASARTLNLTYTYDSTRTAPLTVSFQATSSDPAARFEWDFGDGSRGQGARPVHVYYRPGRYTVQLTATLSGGSVQRGNLELQVLSAGPPVARAVLLPTLEGGLEVSSEGSRTEGPVTRTVWTLAGRSFEGPGLRFPPLNPGNYDLKLRLEAQGTAPLERALRFKLARFTPRADLEESLHRLANSARARGWRCDAQAFGGLSRPALRRSATLDRVARAQAAMMAANHFFAHTSPVDGSDVAARARAAGYRYRLIAENLAMGTLTPETALLGWQRSPGHCRNLMSDVLEVGYGYAQDPADPRVSYWVQVLGTPE; this is encoded by the coding sequence ATGGGCCGCCTCTTCTTGAACCAGAAAGACCCGCTGTTGATCGTACCCCTGCGTTTTTTTCCCGCTGCCCTCGCCCTGCTGTCCGTTGTTCCCGCCGTGGCGGCCTCTGCCCGCACCTTGAACCTGACCTACACCTACGATTCCACCCGCACCGCGCCGCTCACGGTGAGCTTCCAGGCCACCTCGAGCGACCCCGCCGCCCGCTTCGAGTGGGACTTCGGCGACGGAAGCCGCGGCCAGGGCGCTCGCCCGGTCCACGTGTATTACCGCCCCGGACGCTACACCGTGCAGCTCACCGCTACCCTGTCGGGCGGCAGCGTGCAGCGCGGCAACCTGGAGCTGCAGGTTCTCTCGGCAGGTCCGCCGGTCGCGCGGGCCGTGCTGCTTCCCACCCTCGAGGGCGGCCTCGAGGTCAGCAGCGAGGGCAGCCGCACCGAAGGCCCGGTGACCCGCACGGTGTGGACCTTGGCCGGCCGCAGCTTCGAGGGCCCGGGGTTGCGCTTTCCGCCGCTGAATCCTGGAAATTACGACCTGAAGCTGCGCCTCGAGGCGCAGGGCACGGCGCCGCTCGAGCGCGCGCTGCGCTTCAAGCTGGCGCGTTTCACGCCGCGGGCCGACCTCGAAGAGAGCTTGCACCGCCTGGCGAACTCGGCGCGGGCGCGCGGCTGGCGCTGCGACGCCCAGGCCTTCGGGGGCCTGTCCCGCCCGGCGCTGCGCCGCTCGGCCACCCTGGACCGCGTGGCGCGCGCGCAGGCGGCCATGATGGCCGCCAACCACTTTTTTGCCCATACCTCGCCGGTGGACGGCAGCGACGTGGCCGCCCGGGCGCGCGCAGCGGGCTACCGCTACCGCCTGATCGCCGAGAACCTGGCGATGGGCACCCTGACGCCCGAGACCGCGCTGCTGGGCTGGCAGCGCAGCCCCGGGCACTGCCGGAACCTGATGTCCGACGTCCTCGAGGTGGGTTACGGGTACGCCCAGGACCCGGCAGATCCTCGCGTGAGCTACTGGGTGCAGGTGCTGGGAACCCCGGAGTAA
- a CDS encoding ExbD/TolR family protein — translation MRHRFREEQAVTFDFAPMVDIVLLLVIFFMLTSNLNARNSALPIDLPSARSSLRDTAQIPTVSVDRAGKVYLEGKHMTLAQLEAALKTRVSQSGGVVALRADRRGNYGTVVNVMDVIKRAGGGRIAISTRSTSP, via the coding sequence ATGAGACACCGTTTCCGCGAGGAACAGGCGGTGACCTTCGACTTCGCGCCGATGGTGGATATCGTGCTGCTGCTGGTGATCTTCTTCATGCTCACCAGCAACCTCAATGCCCGCAACAGCGCCCTGCCCATTGACTTGCCCAGTGCGCGCAGCTCGCTGCGCGATACCGCGCAGATCCCCACCGTCTCGGTGGACCGGGCGGGCAAGGTGTACCTCGAGGGCAAGCACATGACCCTCGCCCAGCTCGAGGCTGCCCTCAAAACCCGGGTCTCCCAGAGCGGCGGCGTGGTGGCCCTCCGGGCCGACCGCCGCGGCAACTACGGCACCGTCGTGAACGTCATGGACGTCATCAAGCGCGCAGGAGGCGGACGCATTGCAATCTCGACCCGCTCCACTTCCCCCTAA
- a CDS encoding MotA/TolQ/ExbB proton channel family protein, which produces MYILDMLWAAGPLLWVLAALSLYVVYLILLRLQVLSKLAADPTLILTRVHAALMQQDLAGAQREARRLSTPAANVLRAGLERAPAGPESATAAMNEAMLIEDQRLYAGISTLGTVAQIAPLLGLLGTVFGMVRSFAVFATVAAPSPNQLATGISEALINTAAGLIVAITAYFGRNLLRDRADRVAVSAERVRETLPSWITEMQLRRQGALSGAPIAMYDPSPVRELNS; this is translated from the coding sequence ATGTACATCCTGGATATGTTGTGGGCGGCTGGACCATTGCTGTGGGTGCTCGCCGCCCTGTCGCTGTACGTTGTCTACCTGATCTTGCTGCGGCTCCAGGTGCTCTCCAAGCTGGCCGCCGATCCGACGCTGATTTTGACCCGGGTGCACGCCGCCCTGATGCAGCAAGACCTTGCTGGCGCTCAGCGCGAGGCGCGCCGCCTCAGCACCCCGGCCGCCAACGTGTTGCGCGCCGGGCTCGAGCGTGCCCCCGCCGGCCCCGAGTCGGCCACGGCCGCGATGAACGAGGCGATGCTGATCGAGGACCAGCGGCTGTATGCCGGGATCAGCACGCTCGGTACCGTGGCGCAGATCGCACCGCTGCTGGGTCTGTTGGGCACCGTGTTCGGCATGGTGCGCTCGTTCGCGGTGTTCGCCACCGTGGCGGCCCCCAGCCCCAACCAGCTGGCCACCGGTATCTCCGAGGCGCTGATCAACACCGCCGCAGGTTTGATCGTCGCCATTACCGCCTATTTCGGGCGTAATCTGCTGCGTGACCGCGCCGACCGTGTGGCGGTCAGCGCCGAACGCGTGCGGGAGACGCTGCCCTCGTGGATCACCGAGATGCAGCTGCGCCGTCAGGGCGCTTTGTCCGGCGCACCGATTGCCATGTACGATCCCAGTCCGGTCCGGGAACTCAACTCATGA
- a CDS encoding ABC transporter substrate-binding protein encodes MKRFLLLMTALTLGTLLLPGAWAVRYPLTLTDDLGREVTLKEAPRRVISLLPSTTETVCALGACERLIGVDDYSDYPPQAARLPKFGGLYDPNIEAIVAARPDLVLISKYGRLEEPLRRAGVPTLAVHPERFEDIFSKTTLLGRVFDLESAASRLNARVRADVARVEVLTRHARRVSTYLEVDPTPYSVGPQSFMGVMIEKAGGSNIVPAALGEFPRISPELVVQKNPQVMLGLTLEEARRRPGWAGLRAVRSKRVYKLPRDLDLMLSRPGPRIGVALEVIARRLHPELFR; translated from the coding sequence ATGAAACGCTTCTTACTCCTGATGACCGCGCTGACCCTGGGCACCCTGCTGCTCCCCGGGGCCTGGGCCGTCCGCTACCCGCTGACCCTCACCGATGACCTGGGGCGCGAGGTCACCCTGAAGGAGGCGCCGCGCCGGGTGATCTCGCTGCTGCCCTCCACCACCGAGACCGTGTGCGCGCTCGGCGCCTGCGAACGGCTGATCGGCGTGGACGACTACAGCGACTACCCGCCGCAGGCCGCGCGGCTGCCCAAGTTCGGCGGACTGTACGACCCTAACATCGAGGCGATCGTGGCGGCCCGGCCGGACCTGGTGCTCATCTCGAAATACGGACGGCTCGAAGAACCGCTGCGGCGGGCCGGCGTTCCTACCCTGGCAGTGCATCCCGAGCGTTTCGAGGACATTTTCAGCAAGACCACCCTGCTGGGGCGGGTCTTTGACCTCGAGTCCGCGGCCTCGAGGCTCAACGCCCGGGTGCGCGCGGACGTGGCCCGGGTCGAGGTGCTGACCCGACACGCGCGGCGGGTCAGCACCTACCTCGAGGTGGACCCCACGCCGTACAGCGTGGGACCGCAGTCGTTCATGGGCGTGATGATCGAGAAGGCCGGAGGCAGCAACATCGTTCCGGCAGCGCTCGGCGAATTTCCCCGCATCAGCCCCGAGCTGGTGGTGCAAAAAAACCCGCAGGTGATGCTCGGCCTGACCCTCGAGGAGGCCCGCAGGCGTCCGGGGTGGGCCGGGCTGCGCGCGGTGCGCTCGAAACGCGTGTACAAGCTGCCCCGCGACCTTGACCTGATGCTGTCGCGGCCCGGGCCGCGCATCGGCGTGGCCCTCGAGGTAATCGCGCGGCGGCTGCACCCGGAGCTGTTCCGGTGA